The Deltaproteobacteria bacterium sequence ACAAACTTAAAGAGCCGGATGCGTAAATTGCGCACGTAAAGGTTCTGTAAGGAGCAGTGGTTGGAAACAACCACTGTTTACTTGATGAAAAAATTATGCCTGGTTTTTATTTTTGCTTTGGCTGCCTGTTCAAACAATAGCAAAGAAGAATCACCATCAACTTCTACAAATGCAAAAGCTAGCGTGCAAACCCCCACAAATATTCCGCCGCCTGCAGATGTTGCCGCACCGCCTGCTGATGCTGAGCGTACTGATTCAGGGCTTGCCTCAAAAGTATTAACTCCTGGTACTGGTGATGAAAAACCAACTGCTGCCGACACTGTAGTTGTTCACTATACCGGCTGGACCACTGATGGCCGTATGTTTGATAGCTCAATTATTCGCGGTCAGCCTGCACGTTTTCCCTTGCGCGGTGTTATCCCGGGTTGGACTGAAGGCTTGCAATTAATGAAGGTTGGCGAAAAACGGCGCTTTTGGATACCACCAAAGCTCGCCTATGGTGAAACGCCATCGCGCCCCGGGGCACCCGCAGGCATGCTGGTGTTTGATGTTGAGTTACAAAAAATCATTGCCACACCCAAGCCCCTACCAGCTCCTCCTAATGTAAACGCCCCACCCCGTGATGCAAAAGCCACACCCTCCGGGCTTAAGTATCGTATTTTACAAAAAGGCCATGATCCCCGCCACCCAAAAGCTACCGATGTAGTTGAAGTACATTATACTGGTTGGACCACTGACGGGCGCATGTTTGATAGTTCTGTAGTACGCGGCAAATCAGCAATTTTTCCACTTGATCGTGTGATCCCGGGCTGGACCGAGGGTCTACAATTAATGACCGTTGGCGAAAAATGCCGCTTTTGGATACCAGCTAAACTGGCGTACGGGGAAAAACCAGCACGCCCAGGCGCACCTGCTGGTATGTTAGTATTTGATGTTGAATTGATTAATATCCGCTGATCTGTAAATAGCTGACGCTTTTAAAAACTTTTTTATTTTTCTTTAAAATGCGAAGGAAAATTATCAGCAAACTCTTTGCCTTTATGCAAAGTCTTTGCTCGCGCAATCAATGTCTCTTCACTTTCAACATTATTAGGGTCAGACACACAACAATCAACCGGACAAACTGCGGCACACTGAGTTTCATTAAAATGCCCTACACATTCAGTGCATTTACTTGCATCAATGACATAAATATCTGCACCCTCACTAATTGCCTCATTGGGACATTCGGGTTCACAAGCTCCGCAATTAATACACTCGTCGGTAATCATTATGGCCATAGTTGTCTTTCTCCCAAACTAGGGGTTGTCCCTAGTAATTACCTAGTAATTTATGAATAAGTGAAATAACCGTGCGCGTCATCCTACTGCGAACATTAGTGAAGAGCTAGCAAATAGCTCTTGCTTACACCCATAAAGCTATGCACAACTTAGAACAGTTTCCACTTGAAGTGATCTAATGCAGAGAGGACTATGAAGCGCGTATATCGTTGCCCCCATTGTCGTGCCATTCTTAATCCGTGTATTAAATTAATTTTAAAAGCCCAGTTGCGTGATCATTTAGGACTTTTTGTATTTAGCCCCCAACCGGGCAATTATGAAGTAGCGATCCCCGATGACTTTCCGGTGCGTAAAGGGGACATGGTTAATTTTTTCTGTCCTGTTTGTTCAGCAGACCTTACTTCAGCTCATGATCAAGCCTTTGCTGAAATAAACGTAACCACCGGCAGTCATATGGCGGCGGTGGTTTTTTCAAAAACCTTTGGACGTTACGCTACCTATTTTATTACGCGCCAAGACGTAAAATCATACGGTAAGCATGCTTCACCGGCCACCATAAACTTTTGGGGTGAAGGACCTGAGCGACAATAAGGTAGCACTTAAAAATAGTATCTCCGATCAAATGCTCTTGCTTGACAGTACAGCGCAGCATACCATACTCGCCATCATTGATTATTTTTGCTCGCAAAGCCGTCAAACTCTCTAAGAGAGGGCTCTCATGTTTGCTCGACTAGTTGCGTTATTCGTGTTTTTAGCAGTTACACCAGTATTAGCAGCTAATACTGGTGGCAAATTGTCTAAGGTAGAAGGTCAAGTCTTCGTTCGCCCACCTTCAGGCGATGAAACTCAGGGTCAAGCAGGCGTTGCTTTAATTGCTGGTACACGAATTCGCACTGGCAAAAACAGTAGCGCCGAGGTCGTTTTTGCTGATGGCTCACTGTTAAAACTACGCAGTAATTCTTCAATTCTTTTATCAGGTAATAAGCGGCAAAAACAAAAAAGCTCTATCTTACTGTTTTTTGGACATATTTGGAGCAAAGTCAGTCCATCACCAGGTCATACCAGCTATGAAGTTTCTACTCCTAATGCGGTCTGTGGTGTGCGTGGTACTGAATTTGCAACGCAAGTTGGTGATGATGGGTCACTGCGCATGCAAGTAACCGAAGGTAAAGTTGCTGTTGATGGTGATAGTGATGGTAGTGAGCAAGTAGCACAAAAAGGGCAACAAGTTGAAGCTAATGAGCAAGGCATCAATGCCCCTAATGAGAGTTCAAATCAGCCAAGCTACGAAAAATGGCAAGGGCAAAAACGTGAGCGTTTACGTAAAAATGGCAAAAATATCGTGCAGTCCATGAAGGGGCGTATTCTAAGCCGCAAAGAAAAATTAGAAAAATTCCGTGCTGAGCAACAAAAAATTGAACAAGCACGCAAAGAAGCTATGGCTCGCGCTAAAGAGGGCGACAAGGCGGCAATTGATGAAATTAGGCAATTAAACCAAAAACTTGCAGATCTCGCAGATGAAATAGCCGATATTGGTGATGAAGCTAATGCTGGTTTTGGTGCAGTTGATCATTTTGCAGACCTGGCAAATGATCCTCGTTTTAAACTAGTAGGTAAAAAATACATAAAAATGGAAGCAGCCAGCCTACGCCGAATTAAAGCAAATCTCGATAAAATGGTGGCTGAAGGTACTGATATGTCTATGGAAGCCATGGATAAAATGCTTGATGATATGAGTAAAGGTAAGGGGACTTTACGTGAGAAAAAAGGCTCAGCAGCTGATGATCTATTTGGCCCAGACGGCGAAATGGATATGCATTAGCAAATTGCTGGCTTTTACCTAACTTCTCCTGGTATATCAGAGATTCAAAGATTCAGGAGCGGCCTGTCGATTATGAGCTCATTCGGGCATACCAACGACGGTATAGGGGTAACCTCATCGGGGGCAAAGCATACTTTGCTTATAACCCTTATAATTGTAGGCGCACCACTAGGTGTCGCTTTAATTCTCACTAAAATTTGGTTTTCGGTTTTTATCGGGGCCAACGCCCCACCAGAAGTTTTACACATTGCCGAACAACTAGATTCTTGGTTTTTCTGGACCTTCTTTTTTGCAAGTATCGCCGCAGTAGCACTCTTACATTGGCGAAATAGGGGTATCTCTGAAAGCAGCCTAGGATTAACTGCTATCATTGCCCATCTACGTCGTGGCCGTTTGCAAGAAGCGATTACTGTTGGCATACAAAACGGAGTTCTACCTCCTGAAATAGAAAATGCCTTAACAAGTATCACTCCTAGCCAAGATAAAATTAAACGCCTTGTTAACGAGCCGCGGCGCTCATTAGAAGCAATGTCAATGTCGTTAACGCCACTTTCTGAGGGGCTTAGTCAGCAGTCGGCATCAGTGCAAGAAATTAGTCGATCACTAACCGAACGACTAGTATTTCACAAAGAGCTTTCTGAAAACCTTGATGGTTTATCACACTCGGCTGAAGAATCATCTTCTTCTGTGCTACAAATGGTAGCAATCAACAATGAAGTACGAGAAAATATTCATAATCTATCAATGTCAGTACAAGAAACTACTACTGCCATTGAAGAAATGACCTTTTCATCAAAAGAAGTTGCTAAAAATATCGAAGAGCTCTCCACTGCCGCTGAAGAAACTGCAGCATCCATGAATCAAATGGATGTATCGATTTCACAAGTAGAAACAAATGCAACTGAAACTTCAAAACTTTCAGAGACGGTTACCAAAGATGCCGAAACTGGAGTGGCAGCAATCAATCGTACTATCGAAGGTATAGACAAAATTAAAGAGTCAAGCCGGGTTGCTGCTGATGTCATTAGTTCTCTTGGCCAGAAAATCAGTAAAATTGGCAATATATTAAATGTTATTGATGATGTTGCCGAACAAACCAATTTGCTTGCGCTTAATGCTGCAATTATTGCAGCACAAGCTGGTGAGCACGGGCGTGGCTTTGCAGTAGTCGCTGATGAAATTAAAGCTCTTGCTGAACGTACTGGTGCATCAACCAAAGAAATTGCTGAACTAATTAAAGGCGTTCAAGATGAATCAAAGAATGCCGTCTCGGTGATGTCTAAAGGTGTTGATGACGTTGAAGAAGGTGTACGTCTTGGTCATGATGCCGAAAGTGCTCTTCGTAAAATCGTTGATTCTGCTAAGCGTTCAACCTTGATGATTCAAGCGATTGCACAAGCAACTGTTGAACAGGCGAAAGGCTCAAAGCAAGTTACTAACGCTATCGGACATATTGCCGCTACCGTTCAACAAATTGCTTTTGCTACTGCCGAACAGGCCAAGGGTTCTGAACAAATTATGCAGAGCGCTGAGCGTATGAAAATTATTACTCAACAAGTTGAACGTTCAGCCGACGAACAAAATCGCGGCGGACGACAAGTTACTGAGGCTATTGAAAATATTCGTGAGAAAGTCGAGCGCATTACTATAGCAGCTCGCGAACAAACTCAAGACAATGAACGCGTTGCGACAGCATCGACACAGTTATTTAATGCTAGTGAACGAGCGCTTGAATCTAGTCACCAAATCGAAAAATTACTTGGTCAAACCTCTTCCCATCTTGATGATTTGGTAAGCACAGTTAGTAACTAGTGCAACTCTCTCTGCGATGTTCGGTATTGGTTTCACTGAAATTTTAGTTATCGTTTTAGCGGCTCTATTAATTTTTGGCCCCGAAAAACTACCTGAGCTTGCCAAATATCTCGGTAGAGGTATGCGTGAATTACGCCGGGTAAATAACGATCTACACAATAGCTTTCAGGAAGCAATGTATGCAGAAGAATCTAAAGCTGCAAAAGAATCTCCATACTTAAATAATGACGATAGTAATCAGCCAAAAGAAAAACAGTTACCCGCCCCTATTGATTCTAATTCTAAGCAATCATCGAGTGAAGTCCTTAATAAAAATAATAATATCGACAGCAATAATGCTCAAAAAGGCCAAGGTTCTAATTAATGTCAGTTGGCGATCGCTTCACAATTAGAGAAAATGCTAGTGACGGTCGCATGACCTTTTTTGAACATTTAGGTGAACTTCGCCGTCGTTTGCTCTATTGTATAGCTTTGCTATTTATAGTTGCGGTGGTAAGCCTCTCATTTGCTCCTGAAATGTTTGAGTGGCTACGTGGTCCTTTGTTGTATTTGCCACATCAAAAACTAATTGTCCTTTCACCAATTGAACTTTATATTACTTATTTAAAACTTGGCGTTTTAGCAGCAATTTTTATAAGTTCACCATTTCTACTATTACAGCTATGGTTATTCGTAGCCCCTGGACTTTACCCGCAAGAAAAACGTTGGCTTGGTCCATTTGTAATTATTGGTAGTCTCTTTTTTGTCGCTGGTGGGGCTTTTGCTTATTATATTGTGTTGCCTTTGGGATTTAAATTTGTGGTTTCACAAATGCCTGAAACTATTTCAGCACAATATTCAGTAGCAATATATTTTAAGTTAGTGATTCAACTCATCCTAGCTTTTGGGATTGTCTTTGAATTACCCCTTATCATGTGGATTTTATCTGCCGCGGGGATTGTTACACCGAAGTTTTTTTCACGCATGCGACGCTATTGGCTTATTGCTTCTTTAATAATAGGAGCCTTGCTTACACCCCCAGACCCTTTTACTCAAATTCTCATGGCCGTACCGCTTATAGCTTTTTATGAAATTGGTGTATTTGGGGCAAAAATTATGCATCGACGGCGTAACCATCAGCGTGAAAGCAACACACAAACTACAGCTACCTCCAACATTAATAATGGGGGATAATGTTAATGTCACTTTGGACCCTACCGCTGTTAGCAATAGTGCTAACTCAGCCCATTGCTGATGAAAATTTTCGCTCGCCCAGTAATGAAACGAAAAATGATATACGAAGCAACAACATTGATTGTAGTAAAAAAGCAAAAGATGAAACCGTAAAAATTGCCAGCAATAGTTACTTATGGCAAAGAGAAATAATACTACCTGATACTATTAAAAATATAATCGAAATTGAACTTACTCCTGTTGATATTTATCGTGCAGGCGATGATTTAGCTAATATACGTATTATCGCTGATGAAAGCATACATATTCCGTTTGCCATTGAATATAATAAAAGTAAACAATGGCACTATTTTGAAATCTCACCAAGACCATCTACTAGTCGAACTCATACTTTCAACCGGCTACGAATTTATGATTCTCGCTTACATGATTCGCAAATTGACTTTTTATTAAATGAAATTGAACTAGAATTTTCTGAACCCTCTCTTTCACTTGATTTTATGATTACAACGCCACTGCCAAAATATCACGGCGATAAACTTTTACGTATCGGTAAAATTGAGTATAAAAGTAACGATAACCACTCTGTGCATATAGATTTCCCTAAAACGCTAGCTTCCAAATTGCTCATTGATCTCAGACACCATGTAAAATTAATAAATCCGCAGCGTGCCAAAGCTCGATTATTACAGCCTAAATTATTTTTTAAATACGATAATCGTTGTAAAAACTACCAGTTAGTTTTTGATACATCAAATTCTATTCCTATCTGTAAACCACTTGATTCGACTATAATAATTGAGTCTACACCACAAAAAATAACCCAAGCCCTACTAGGTTCAGCAAAACGCAATACCAAATACAATTCTCAAACACAAACCACCGATGATTATGCAGCCATTTTATTGGTTTTAAAAATTACCTTGATTTTTGCTTTTATGGCTTTAGGATTTATGCTTTTTCGTTTATGGCGGCGCGTAGAAATAATAAACAAGCGTCGAAAATTAAAGTGACATACGCTATCCGTTTACAAGATGTCTCTCGTCGCTTAGGTGAGTTTTGGGCTTTAGCGCACATTAATCTTGAAATTAAAACTGGAACTACTCTCTTGCTCACCGGGGATAACGGTGCTGGTAAAACCACTTTACTAAAAGTGATTGCAACTTTGCTAAAACCTAATTTTGGTAACCTAGAACTTTTTGGCACTAAGGTTGATCATAATTTACAGCAATTTCGTCATCGTATAGAGCTAATAAGTCACGCTTCATTTTTATACGAAGCACATACTGGACGAGAGAGTTTATCATTTATCGCCAATATACGTGGTCAGTTTGATAATAAACAAATCGATGAACTACTTAAACAAGTTAGTTTAATTAAATATGCTGATCGCTTAATTATGACCTACTCAGCAGGTATGCGACGTCGTTTATTGATCGCTAGACTTTTACTTAAACAACCCGAAATTGCACTACTTGATGAACCATGGAGTCAACTTGATAGTAATGCTATAGAGCTAATGGATATCACTATTAAAAAACTATTACAGACTAATACCACAGTTGTGTTAGCTACCCATGATATAGAGCATGCCAAAAATCTATGTCAGCAAAGAGTAACCATGGCACACGGTAAAATTATTGAGCAAACAAAATGAGATTATTGGTATCATGGCGTCATCTTTTTTTAATTGCTCGCAAAGACATAGTGCTTGAGTGGCGCAGCCGTGCTCGTATTAGTGCTACAGTTTTCTTCGCAATCATTACCCTGTTACTATTTTCTTTTGCTATCGGCCCTAATTTAAATTCCCTTAGCCAAAATGCGCCCGGTTTTTTTTGGTTAGCGATTTTTCTATCTAGCGTATTATCTCTAGGCGAATCAATGAGAATCGAAAATGAAAATAGCGCTATTAATTGTTTACGATTACTGCCTGTTTCTGCAGCCACGATTTTTTTAGCTAAAAGTTTAGTTAACACTTGTTTTTTATTTATTCTTAGTTTGGTTTTGCTTCCGTTTATGATCATTCTCTATGATGTCAAAGTAACCTTTACAATCTTGCCGCTATTTGGTGTGCTGGCGCTAGGTACTGCTGCGATAAGTGCACCTGGTACGCTATTTTCTTGGCTAGCAATAAAAGCTCGTGCAAAGGATATATTACTACCTTTATTATTATTTCCAATTGTTATCCCAAATCTTCTGGCTACAGTGAAAGCCACTTCGCTCATTTTTAATAACGATCCAACAGACCAAATATATACATGGTTACTATTGTTGTTTTGCTTCAATTTAATTTATTGGTTTGTCTGCGGGTTACTTTTTGAACACGTCATTGAGGAGTAGGGCATGCAAATATTCTGGCGAGTAGCCCTACCAATACTATCTATAGTCTTACTTGCATTTGGTAGTTATCTTGCACTTTTTGTAGTACCACGCGAAGTTTTTATGGGTGATGTTTATCGCATAGTTTTTGTTCATGTGCCGACGGCATGGATGGCAATGTTGGCTTTTACAATTAATTTTTTCGCTAGCATCTATTACCTATTAAAATCTAATGCCGGCGCTGACGCGTTAGCTGAGGCCAGCGCTGCAGTAGGTGTTTTTTTCGCAACCTTACTTTTAATTACTGGTTCGATTTGGGGACGACCAACTTGGGGGGTCTGGTGGACTTGGGATCCACGACTTACCACCGCTGCGGTTATGTGGATGGCATTTGGTGGCTATCTGACATTGCGCAAAATTGTTATCGATACCCACCAACGAGCCATCTGGTCTGCGGTTGTCGCAATAATTATTTTTGTTGATATACCCCTCGTATGGTTTTCAGTAAAATGGTGGAACAGTTTACATCAAGTACAATCATCAGCAAGTGACCTCTTTGTTGGCATGCGTTTAACGCTTGCCGTCAATGCTGTAGCATTTTTATGCATCATGGTTTGGTTAATTTATATGCGCTATATTTTAGCCAGACGGACGCATATAAGGTTTTTATTACCACCAGTTGATGATATAGATAAGGACCTAAAATAATGACCGGCGAAATAATCGGCGGATGGAATTATATTTGGGCTGCTTATGCTATAGTATGGCTAGGCCTGATAGCTTATAGTTTTTCATTGATTTGGCGTAGCCGTAAATAAGAAGTGATTAAAAATTTATGTTAAACAAGAAAAATAAAAAACTATTTCTGCTATTATTCTTTGCCTCAATTACAATTGCGCTAGGTATATTTTTATTTAAGCGTATTGAAAAAAATATAATTTATTATTGGACTCCCGAAGAATTAATCGCCCAAGGCGAAGCCGCGTATAACAAAGATATTCGCTTAGGCGGGATTGTCTGTAATGACTCGTTTGATTTTAGTGAAGATAATAAACTTCTATATTTTTTTGTAGGTATGAATTCAAAATGCGACAGTGCAAAAATTAAAATTTTAACCCAAAATCCCCCCCCACAAATGCTGCGTGAGGGTACTGGAGTAGTCATTGAGGGGCGTAATTTGGGTAAACTTTTTACAGCTGAACGTTTAATGGTTAAACATTCTAGCAATTATCATCCAAAAACTGATGAACCTGCCCATATTATAACAAAGTAATAGTTATCTAATTAATCCAATTAATTGTTGTTATTAACTCTATGGTGAAGCAAAATACTAGCACTTCATACAAAAACTGGTACAAGTTGACATTTAGGCAAATGGCTGTAGAAATTCATACCCATATGCGAGGAAGGTGATTAATGCACCGCTATGGATTTATTGCACATTTATTTGCGGCAACTGTTACAATTGCTGTTTTTTTAAGTTCTACTGCTAACGCTGGTTATCCTTATGACATCTCACTTGTGGGTTTAGGTCGACCAGACGTTGATCCATATGCCCAGGGTCGTTTTCGTGCGCTTTGTAATGAACTTGCCATAGCTCTGGCGCCTAGGCCACTACAGCCGGCTGAAACTCTTGGCGTAAGCGGTTTTGAGTTTTCGCTTTCTAATTCTCTTACCAGTGTCTCAAATAAATCTGATTATTGGCGAGCAATGTATGGCCCGGTTATCAATGCCCCTATGCGTG is a genomic window containing:
- a CDS encoding heme exporter protein CcmB, yielding MRLLVSWRHLFLIARKDIVLEWRSRARISATVFFAIITLLLFSFAIGPNLNSLSQNAPGFFWLAIFLSSVLSLGESMRIENENSAINCLRLLPVSAATIFLAKSLVNTCFLFILSLVLLPFMIILYDVKVTFTILPLFGVLALGTAAISAPGTLFSWLAIKARAKDILLPLLLFPIVIPNLLATVKATSLIFNNDPTDQIYTWLLLLFCFNLIYWFVCGLLFEHVIEE
- a CDS encoding cytochrome c maturation protein CcmE — translated: MLNKKNKKLFLLLFFASITIALGIFLFKRIEKNIIYYWTPEELIAQGEAAYNKDIRLGGIVCNDSFDFSEDNKLLYFFVGMNSKCDSAKIKILTQNPPPQMLREGTGVVIEGRNLGKLFTAERLMVKHSSNYHPKTDEPAHIITK
- a CDS encoding methyl-accepting chemotaxis protein; translation: MSSFGHTNDGIGVTSSGAKHTLLITLIIVGAPLGVALILTKIWFSVFIGANAPPEVLHIAEQLDSWFFWTFFFASIAAVALLHWRNRGISESSLGLTAIIAHLRRGRLQEAITVGIQNGVLPPEIENALTSITPSQDKIKRLVNEPRRSLEAMSMSLTPLSEGLSQQSASVQEISRSLTERLVFHKELSENLDGLSHSAEESSSSVLQMVAINNEVRENIHNLSMSVQETTTAIEEMTFSSKEVAKNIEELSTAAEETAASMNQMDVSISQVETNATETSKLSETVTKDAETGVAAINRTIEGIDKIKESSRVAADVISSLGQKISKIGNILNVIDDVAEQTNLLALNAAIIAAQAGEHGRGFAVVADEIKALAERTGASTKEIAELIKGVQDESKNAVSVMSKGVDDVEEGVRLGHDAESALRKIVDSAKRSTLMIQAIAQATVEQAKGSKQVTNAIGHIAATVQQIAFATAEQAKGSEQIMQSAERMKIITQQVERSADEQNRGGRQVTEAIENIREKVERITIAAREQTQDNERVATASTQLFNASERALESSHQIEKLLGQTSSHLDDLVSTVSN
- a CDS encoding YfhL family 4Fe-4S dicluster ferredoxin; protein product: MAIMITDECINCGACEPECPNEAISEGADIYVIDASKCTECVGHFNETQCAAVCPVDCCVSDPNNVESEETLIARAKTLHKGKEFADNFPSHFKEK
- a CDS encoding FecR domain-containing protein; the encoded protein is MFARLVALFVFLAVTPVLAANTGGKLSKVEGQVFVRPPSGDETQGQAGVALIAGTRIRTGKNSSAEVVFADGSLLKLRSNSSILLSGNKRQKQKSSILLFFGHIWSKVSPSPGHTSYEVSTPNAVCGVRGTEFATQVGDDGSLRMQVTEGKVAVDGDSDGSEQVAQKGQQVEANEQGINAPNESSNQPSYEKWQGQKRERLRKNGKNIVQSMKGRILSRKEKLEKFRAEQQKIEQARKEAMARAKEGDKAAIDEIRQLNQKLADLADEIADIGDEANAGFGAVDHFADLANDPRFKLVGKKYIKMEAASLRRIKANLDKMVAEGTDMSMEAMDKMLDDMSKGKGTLREKKGSAADDLFGPDGEMDMH
- the tatC gene encoding twin-arginine translocase subunit TatC, with amino-acid sequence MSVGDRFTIRENASDGRMTFFEHLGELRRRLLYCIALLFIVAVVSLSFAPEMFEWLRGPLLYLPHQKLIVLSPIELYITYLKLGVLAAIFISSPFLLLQLWLFVAPGLYPQEKRWLGPFVIIGSLFFVAGGAFAYYIVLPLGFKFVVSQMPETISAQYSVAIYFKLVIQLILAFGIVFELPLIMWILSAAGIVTPKFFSRMRRYWLIASLIIGALLTPPDPFTQILMAVPLIAFYEIGVFGAKIMHRRRNHQRESNTQTTATSNINNGG
- a CDS encoding ABC transporter ATP-binding protein — encoded protein: MAARRNNKQASKIKVTYAIRLQDVSRRLGEFWALAHINLEIKTGTTLLLTGDNGAGKTTLLKVIATLLKPNFGNLELFGTKVDHNLQQFRHRIELISHASFLYEAHTGRESLSFIANIRGQFDNKQIDELLKQVSLIKYADRLIMTYSAGMRRRLLIARLLLKQPEIALLDEPWSQLDSNAIELMDITIKKLLQTNTTVVLATHDIEHAKNLCQQRVTMAHGKIIEQTK
- a CDS encoding FKBP-type peptidyl-prolyl cis-trans isomerase, with product MKKLCLVFIFALAACSNNSKEESPSTSTNAKASVQTPTNIPPPADVAAPPADAERTDSGLASKVLTPGTGDEKPTAADTVVVHYTGWTTDGRMFDSSIIRGQPARFPLRGVIPGWTEGLQLMKVGEKRRFWIPPKLAYGETPSRPGAPAGMLVFDVELQKIIATPKPLPAPPNVNAPPRDAKATPSGLKYRILQKGHDPRHPKATDVVEVHYTGWTTDGRMFDSSVVRGKSAIFPLDRVIPGWTEGLQLMTVGEKCRFWIPAKLAYGEKPARPGAPAGMLVFDVELINIR
- a CDS encoding twin-arginine translocase TatA/TatE family subunit, which produces MFGIGFTEILVIVLAALLIFGPEKLPELAKYLGRGMRELRRVNNDLHNSFQEAMYAEESKAAKESPYLNNDDSNQPKEKQLPAPIDSNSKQSSSEVLNKNNNIDSNNAQKGQGSN
- the ccsA gene encoding cytochrome c biogenesis protein CcsA, with the protein product MQIFWRVALPILSIVLLAFGSYLALFVVPREVFMGDVYRIVFVHVPTAWMAMLAFTINFFASIYYLLKSNAGADALAEASAAVGVFFATLLLITGSIWGRPTWGVWWTWDPRLTTAAVMWMAFGGYLTLRKIVIDTHQRAIWSAVVAIIIFVDIPLVWFSVKWWNSLHQVQSSASDLFVGMRLTLAVNAVAFLCIMVWLIYMRYILARRTHIRFLLPPVDDIDKDLK